The following are encoded in a window of Magnetococcales bacterium genomic DNA:
- a CDS encoding EAL domain-containing protein, whose product MAEPSFLHEAWQRLRVVLDLAPDAIVTFDEEGILLDANHAFDDLFGYPSGSMIGKPVTQVLDREKIRRVEGGGGKCSSGRHAPLLEWCPPFQEGVFEGEGIGRDGGRFAVWWTVGRYRLGEVGRLTAIFRDLTLHRQTLDALDEAYCELERRVLERTRALEEANRVLLREVAIRREAEEQQKLFAKVFEGAREGMLITDAQARIVAINPSHAERTGYPPEEVLGANPSMFRSGRHGADFYRRMWQSLRETGQWKGEIWDRNKGGEVFPRWLSIHSVSDEAGQASHYVGIFSDITHIEGTEERMQQLAYFDPLTQLPNRLLFRDRVIHEIAMSRRTHSQAALFFIDLDRFKYVNDTMGHDAGDQLLMEVAGRLQRRLRQSDTIARMGGDEFTVLLPNPGKSVDIGHLAQKVILDLQQPFVVGGKEFFIGASIGITLFPDDGDDYETLSKNADMAMYHAKEAGRGVYRFFSPRMNERTTLRLSLEMDLRKAMEQDELILFYQPKIQVSTGRISGMEALIRWRHPQKGMVSPGDFIPLAEETGLIVPMGLWVLRTACRQVRIWRDMGWKHLRVAVNLSPRQVQGEEIVREVAGILEETALSSDGLELEITESIAMSDVSRSIGIIREFRHMGLHISIDDFGTGYSSLSYLKSLPLHALKIDQSFVRDLVENSDDASIVTSIISMARAMNLEVVAEGVETAAQLAFLARQNCAQAQGYFFSRPVPADEFLELLKKQGYE is encoded by the coding sequence ATGGCCGAACCGTCTTTTCTCCATGAGGCGTGGCAGCGCTTGCGGGTGGTTCTCGACCTTGCCCCCGACGCCATCGTGACCTTCGACGAAGAAGGGATCCTTCTTGATGCCAATCATGCTTTCGATGACCTTTTTGGATACCCTTCCGGATCGATGATCGGAAAACCGGTCACCCAGGTGTTGGACCGCGAGAAGATCCGTCGGGTGGAAGGAGGAGGGGGGAAATGTTCTTCTGGGAGACATGCGCCCCTTCTGGAATGGTGTCCGCCGTTTCAGGAAGGGGTTTTCGAGGGGGAAGGGATCGGACGCGATGGCGGTCGGTTCGCGGTTTGGTGGACGGTGGGGCGGTACCGGTTGGGGGAGGTCGGGCGCCTGACGGCGATTTTCCGGGATTTGACCCTGCACCGCCAGACCCTCGATGCGCTGGATGAGGCCTATTGTGAACTGGAACGGCGGGTCCTGGAGCGGACCCGGGCCCTTGAAGAGGCCAACCGTGTATTGCTCCGGGAGGTGGCCATTCGCCGCGAGGCGGAGGAACAGCAGAAGCTCTTCGCCAAGGTGTTCGAGGGGGCCAGGGAGGGGATGCTCATCACCGATGCCCAGGCACGCATCGTGGCGATCAACCCATCCCACGCCGAACGGACCGGATATCCTCCGGAAGAGGTTCTGGGAGCCAATCCAAGCATGTTTCGTTCCGGGCGTCATGGCGCCGACTTTTACCGTCGGATGTGGCAATCGTTGCGGGAGACGGGGCAGTGGAAGGGGGAAATCTGGGATCGAAACAAGGGGGGCGAGGTGTTTCCCCGATGGTTGAGCATTCATTCGGTGAGCGACGAGGCGGGGCAGGCCAGTCATTATGTCGGGATTTTCTCCGACATCACCCACATCGAGGGAACCGAAGAGCGAATGCAGCAACTGGCCTATTTCGATCCCTTGACCCAATTGCCCAATCGACTGTTGTTTCGCGATCGGGTGATCCATGAAATTGCGATGAGCCGCCGTACCCATTCGCAGGCGGCCCTGTTTTTCATCGACCTGGACCGCTTCAAGTATGTCAACGACACCATGGGGCACGATGCCGGGGACCAACTGTTGATGGAGGTGGCGGGTCGTTTGCAACGACGGTTGCGCCAATCCGACACCATTGCCCGCATGGGTGGGGATGAGTTTACCGTTCTCCTGCCCAATCCTGGCAAGAGCGTCGATATCGGTCATCTGGCCCAGAAGGTGATCCTGGATTTGCAGCAACCCTTTGTCGTCGGCGGCAAGGAGTTCTTCATCGGCGCGAGTATCGGCATCACCCTGTTTCCCGATGATGGCGACGATTATGAAACCTTGAGCAAAAATGCCGACATGGCCATGTATCACGCCAAGGAGGCGGGACGCGGCGTCTATCGCTTTTTCTCGCCGCGGATGAACGAGCGGACCACGCTGCGGTTGTCGTTGGAAATGGACCTGCGCAAGGCGATGGAGCAGGATGAATTGATTCTTTTCTATCAGCCGAAGATCCAGGTGTCCACGGGGCGGATCAGCGGCATGGAGGCCTTGATCCGGTGGCGCCATCCGCAAAAGGGGATGGTCAGTCCTGGAGACTTCATCCCCTTGGCCGAAGAGACCGGTTTGATCGTCCCGATGGGGTTGTGGGTGCTGCGCACCGCCTGCCGCCAGGTTCGGATTTGGCGCGACATGGGCTGGAAGCATCTCCGGGTGGCGGTCAACCTGTCGCCACGCCAGGTCCAGGGAGAGGAGATCGTCCGCGAGGTCGCCGGAATCCTGGAGGAAACGGCTCTGTCCAGCGATGGCCTGGAGCTGGAAATCACCGAATCGATCGCCATGTCCGATGTGTCGCGGAGCATCGGCATCATTCGGGAATTCAGACACATGGGACTGCACATTTCCATCGATGATTTCGGTACCGGGTATTCCTCGCTGAGTTATCTGAAATCGCTTCCGCTGCATGCCTTGAAGATCGATCAATCCTTTGTTCGCGACCTGGTCGAAAATTCCGATGATGCCTCCATCGTCACCTCGATCATTTCGATGGCGCGGGCAATGAATCTGGAGGTGGTGGCGGAAGGGGTGGAGACCGCGGCTCAATTGGCCTTTCTGGCCAGACAAAACTGTGCCCAGGCCCAGGGATATTTCTTCTCCCGACCGGTTCCGGCGGATGAATTCCTGGAACTGTTGAAAAAACAGGGGTATGAATAA
- a CDS encoding Rpn family recombination-promoting nuclease/putative transposase, whose translation MSDYDSGYKLLFSHPDMVRDLLRGFVKEEWVEQLNFSSLEKVSGSYVADDLRDREDDVIWRVRWGTEWLFIYLLLEFQSSVDWIISVRTDAYMMLLYQDLVKAGHVKRGDRLPPVLPVVLYNGKSAWTAAMDVSELITPVPGGLDRYRPRTRYLLIDIVRYRNAELVPMRNLVAALCRLEKSRTPGEIRDVVALLVDWLKAPEQLSLRRAFTVMLGRVLLPRRVPGQAVPELNDLQEVNAMLTETVGEWTKEWTREGIQIGKAEMLTRQLQRRFGTMPDWASEKVVKADLPSLENWSLRIFDAQSLDDVFVDKP comes from the coding sequence TTGTCGGATTATGATTCGGGCTACAAACTGCTTTTCAGCCATCCAGACATGGTGCGTGACCTACTTCGAGGGTTTGTCAAGGAGGAATGGGTTGAACAACTGAATTTTTCCAGTCTGGAAAAGGTGAGTGGCAGCTATGTCGCCGATGATCTTCGTGACCGGGAAGACGATGTGATCTGGCGTGTTCGTTGGGGAACAGAGTGGTTGTTCATCTATCTGCTTCTGGAGTTTCAATCCTCCGTGGATTGGATCATATCGGTAAGAACGGACGCCTATATGATGCTCTTGTACCAGGATTTGGTCAAGGCTGGGCATGTGAAGCGTGGAGATCGACTTCCTCCCGTGCTTCCGGTTGTTCTGTACAACGGCAAGTCGGCCTGGACGGCGGCAATGGATGTATCGGAGTTGATTACACCGGTTCCTGGTGGACTTGATCGTTATCGGCCACGCACGAGGTATCTGCTTATCGACATTGTACGGTATAGAAACGCCGAATTGGTGCCTATGCGTAACCTTGTCGCGGCGCTTTGCCGGTTGGAGAAGAGTCGGACGCCTGGAGAAATTCGCGATGTAGTGGCACTTTTGGTCGATTGGTTGAAAGCCCCGGAACAGTTGAGTTTGCGGCGAGCGTTCACGGTGATGCTTGGGCGCGTGTTGTTACCCAGGCGGGTTCCTGGGCAGGCAGTTCCGGAGTTGAATGATTTACAGGAGGTAAATGCCATGCTGACCGAGACTGTGGGAGAATGGACAAAAGAGTGGACTCGTGAAGGTATCCAAATTGGCAAGGCAGAAATGCTGACCCGTCAGCTGCAACGCCGCTTTGGCACAATGCCTGACTGGGCCAGTGAAAAAGTCGTCAAAGCGGATCTTCCCTCTTTGGAGAATTGGAGCCTTCGCATCTTCGATGCCCAGTCTCTGGACGATGTCTTTGTCGACAAGCCATGA